CACTTTCATCATCATAAATAACTGCCGCAAACGAGGGGAGCATTCTTTCATAGGAATAAGAAAAGAGGTAGGAGAGTGCAGGGCAATCACAGAagctataattaaaataaatcactCTGTTTTATTACAGTTAACTTTCATTTATTCCAATTCTCATTGGGTATTTTTTAGTGACATAGGTTACAGCAATCACATTTGAAAAGCCACCTAAATACCAAAACACTTCCTTACCAGTGGTGCGGCTTCCGAGAACAACACCAACCCAGCTAACAAGATAAGGAGCAAAGAGCGGAAGGCCATTCTGCTTGTAATTTGTGTCTCAGTACCAGCAACTAGAAACGGATGGGATTTGGGATTTTATACCCAATCCCCTCAAATTAGACTGTTTATCAAATGTCCGTATGACTTCAAAGTTGCTGATTCTGATTGTGTACTTAGTAAATAGTAAGAGAATAAGTAACCCACACAAACATGAACCTTGCCTGTGGAGATTAGTCTGCTGCATTTACCTTCAGTAAGATAAATTAGATTGCTTTTTGCCTTGCTGATCACAGTTGCTTTATTGTGAATGGCCTATTCCTTTCCATGTTTCCTTTTCTGTGTTATATTGATTTTGAAGATGTGATCTTGACAATGTGTGAGATTTTCCTTCTCTCTTGTGCAATAATATATGTTTCAAGTTCAGTGTAGATTTAATTCTGGTCATAACATGGAAAATACACTCATTATATGGGTGAGAGTATCTAAAACCAACGGTCACTTACCTCATTCTTTGTTGAAAACAGTACCAAAGTCATTGTGGACCGCTCCAtcctcttaggctatgtttagactacagagtttttccaggaaccTGGACAAAtgctgccgcatccagggaatgcatctgttcttccaacattttttgcggaagagcagacacgctctttcagaagccctgtctttctcgtttcacgaggaagaagggctcttccaaaaagaggaagcttttccaaaatttggcccagtgtagacaggccaaattttagaaaagccttttctgaaaaaacaatcggaaaaagatacgcaaattgcggagcacaatttagttatctttttctgaaaaaaagcagcagtctacaGATCACCTTAGACAGCCTCTTCAGAGTTGTGCAGCTGTGTCAGATCACTTTGTGTCATGCTTCCACTTGCCTATCTCCCCTCCATGTCGCATAGATGTCCAAAAGCCATTTGCACCCAACTGTTTTCAGGTCGTCAAATTATTATCTAAATACTATAATAAATTATGGCCCAAATCAATGGCACGTGGAAAGTTAATCCCTAAAATTGGTAGTTATTTCTTTTAATTTGGCACTTTGTCTTGTAATCTAAATTGTCGCTCTATGCTTGTGATCAGCTGGATTCTTCTTTTAATAAGATTGTTGATGTCTCATCATAGAAGTCTTTATGTAAGCACTCCCCACCACAGCTCCACCTAACTTGCAGACAAGTCCTCAGTAAACATCAGCTACCCTGGCCATTAGCAACCACACAGGCTAGAAAAACACCCAATAGCTCACACTAAGGAGAATCTAACCCCTCCAGAATTTCCCTAAACACATTTCTGCCCTCCACCCTCTCCCTGCACATCATCAATTCCCACCATCATAACTGCAATGGTTTCTTGCATTCGTCCCAAGAGACTGTGGGATGTGGCTACAAATCGTTGGGTCAGGACAAGAACATGTGATGAATTTGAGAGTGATGGatgtatacttttttttttttaaatgtgctccATGCAGAGCCCTGAAATAAGGACCTGAATTTTGTGGCCATTGCTTCTAACACATATATTCAGTCTTCAATTGTGTGAAACCTAGAATTGCATGGATAACTGAATGTGGTTaagtaaaaacattttgttctCTGTATGCAATTGTTGTTCACAAATAAATATTTAGTTATTGAGTGTAGCAAGGGCAAACATACTGTTTTTTTCAAGCTGCAATCTGAATAAGATTTACCAAAAACTGGATACTTTTTTAAACTTATTCCATTGAAACGGCACCAAATGGAAATATTTGACTTTTGTTTGTAAGAGTTATATAACAAGGGCAGAGTCCAGAAATTAGAAAAATCCAAACAGTTAATTTTTTGCTGCAGTCTTTAcagttttattaatttattaagTCACTTGTACCAAGTCTTCTGAACAAGCTCTCAATTTAAAGAATTTAAACTAAAAGGTCACTGGCAAACTCAACTGGTATTTTTGAGAGTTACTATTCCAGTGGCTGCCAATTCCACTAGAACAAACATACTCAATCCAGCAGACTAATCCACCAGTCTAGACAAATGATTCCCACCCACTACCCCAAAAAACAATGTCTCCATGACTTCAGCTGATCACACACAGTCTGCAGCAACCCATGCTGATTTTGCAAGATCTCTTGAGTTGTCACACAGATAACTTTGTTAAAAGTCAAGCTTCTGTCTTAGCACTTGTCtttaaagagagagagtgtgtgtgtgtgtgtgtgtgtgtgtgtgtgtgtgtgtgtgtgtgtgtgtgtgtgtgtggagagcgAGCAAGAGCATTATTCTGTGTCTGTTGTGACTGATGGTGAAATCCTGATGGCGTTGGGACTGATGGTGAAATCCTGCAGAGTCCATGAGGCTGGGATTGAATTAACATGAAGTTTCATAGAACTCCACTGTGCTGTTGAAAGGGACAAATGGAGGTACTTTTCTTTTTCCAAATAGGGACACGCTTTCTTTCATTATATCTGCTTCCAGCTGAATTTGGCAAGTGCAGAGATGTTTGAGAAGATTGACAAATGGCATCCATAAACTGAATTTGGTCAAATGTTTAGATGCATACAGCATTTTGAATAAAAGTTCATGATAAAAACCATCAGTCTGTTCACTTTGCTTTTAAACTTTATCCCCTTCCCCTTACTCATTTGTGCGGTGGTGGTCTCTTTTGGGTTTGCATCCCTCCTAGAACAATGTTGTCTCGTGGCCACTTAGTCCCGTGTCATTGCCatgatacaaataataaataaatgtgaCTATAATTTCATTAGAATTAGTTTAGTTATTTCTGGAATTTAAGCATGTATGCTGATAGCAGACTATAGCTCTTGGTATTCACTGCCAAAATGTAACTTCTTTCAAACACATGGCATCAAAGAAAAAGGCAATGAATTTAACTGTTTTCTAACAGCATAGAGAGGGGCTCAATTACAAGTTACTGCACTAAGTCAAATGGTAATGcatgggtgggtttttttgttttgcactTCTACACCAATGCGTCCCTTCTGAACAGAGAGAAAAATTACTCGGAAAATCACAACAGTTTTGTCTTTAAACATTTATTGACTTGTCTGAGTTTTTGGCCAGGTTACAAAATAAAGACTACTATAGCAAAAAGGCATGCTGTTAGTTATAAGAATTAACCACCTCCTAAAACCCTATGGTAATTCTATCAATGGAGGGTATTGTGGGGCATACTTATTCCTGTGGGTTACTGACTACAGCAGTAGTTGAATATGAGAAGGGACTGAGGAGTGCAGCAATGGTATAATGACGGTGCCCAGAATCATTAGCAGTAAAAACCACCTGGAAAAGAAAATACTTGTCAGTTTGAAGCACAACATATATACCCCAAAACTACCTCAGCAATAGATTTAGCATACAGACTTCCCTGGAGTAGCATTTGGCTGATTTCTTTCAGTTAATGGTTTAATCTTTCATTAACTATGTAAACCTACTAAAGTAGATACAATTTAATGCCTTGAGAAATCTAAATCTCTATTAGAGGGTTCAGGACCTAATGTaaagctcattgaagtcagtgaaaagagtcctattgattttattttttaggctttggattaggcccttACAGACCTAATCCTGTCTGGTGCGGAGTACTTTTTAATTCTCAGAAGACAATGGAAGTGGTCTCAGTTCCTTGCAGGATCAGTCCTTAGCAATATAAAACAGGTTTGTGATTTAAAATGTAATGTAGTTTAGAGCTTCTCAGAATATTTGATTCAGTCTTTTAGGAAAATTGAATAGAATTCAATAataagctgcttttttttttcctggaaactCTATGTAAACAttataaaatgtgaaaaaaatagaAGTGCTAGGCCACCAGCCAATGAAAACATAAGGTACAATTACTCCTCAGTCCTTCTGGAAATTTTGGATAGAATAGCATTTAAAGCCATGTtgattttttccctttcccttatAATTAATTCCTAGATGGTGTTTGTTTGAAGTTTTCTCTATCACATGCTTTAGAAATGATCTGGGGAGAAATGCACTTTAAACTTTACTATAACACATGATATGCAGGCAAAAAATATGTCTGACTTTTTAAAGCTACATGTCAGATTAAAGAGCTTTCAGTGATTTCTAGATTACTGAACCTGGAGTTGCTGTTCAAAACAAGAAAATGCCcccagtttaaaaaagaaaagaaaagaaaaaaaaaagaccctttTCTGATTTATATTATGTTGATACCATTCATTCATTATGGATCTCCAAAGCCTTGCAGCCATCCCAGCAATGATAAAAGCATTTCCATACTGCAGAACATTTCAGATCTTTAAGGTATTTGAATAATGCACCAATTTGAGTACAATTTGGTTCTCTGTTGGTGTGAATGGGGGCAGTTCCGTTGACTGCAGTGGAGTTTTGCCCATTTACACTAGCGGAGAGTTTGGCCCATTAACTTATGAGGGAGCTCTTTGATTCCAGTGGTATGTACTGCAGATTTTCTGCAGATGATGCTGTATGATAGGGTGAGATGCTGCAGTGCATAATGCTACTCTTTGTGCATATGCACTTTTAAAGCAGATGTTCTACTCAATGTGTAAGACAGCTGAATAAATACTCACATCAGCATATTCGTGGAATGGAGATAGGCCAAGTCTGGTCCAGTAAGAGCTGGTGTCAAACTCAATCTTGTATACCCCTTCTACAAATTGTTCATCTGTGGTGAGCTCGTGGATCTCCCCATATTCAGTGGTTTTCCTGTGATGATAAATAGCCACATTAATTTTTTATCTTGACATTCAGATGTATCACGGCAGTAGACAGTGTGGAATGTTAAGTAGCCAGTTCTGTGGCCCCCACTGAATGATTCTATTCATCTGAAATAATTCCCTATCTTCTGCACAGCGTATGCTTCCCAGCATCACAGAGCCTATCCTTGTTACCAGCTCATCCATATATATCACACATTAACTCTGAGCGACAGAATTACTACAGTTATGACATGCATTTTGGCTAAGGCCTATTTTGATTTGGTGTTCAACTTGCATGTGTGATGTGGAACTGAAAATTAGAGGCCTAGAAAAAGATTGACGTGGTATCCGGAGACATGCCATGATAGAATTATGGAAGGAGGAAGATTTTTGAGGGAAAAAGATCTGCTGACTACCTGTTAAAAGCATATGAGGCAAAACATTTTTAATTGACTCTGAatgttgtttgcttttgggctcaTGATAATATCTCCATGTTTGTTAGTAGTATTAATTTGAATTACAGTTCAAAGGGGTCAAATTGAGGACCAGGGACCCATTATCCTAGATGCTATATAAATGAGTATTGAAAAAAAAAGCCTTGTCCAAAGAGCCTCCTACCTAGGTTAATGATAAAATCCAGCAGGAGGCTAAAACAGAAAAGTGGAAAGGAATGGGTATTTGTAACATGGTCTAGCCAGTATAAACAACTAGGTCTTTTTTCAGTTGTTCAAATGGTTACATAGATGGTTTCTAGTTCCCTGTTCTTCTTCcctgtttttattttctattttttcctttttttctctctattTTTGCCTGTTTTTCTTGAAATATTTATGAATGGAATAACTTCACAATCCGATATAATGGTGTGATGTTATTTGAAGAAAGAATGGGTCTGAAGTCTGAAAAGCTAATAGGACTCACCAGTTTTACTGCCACCTGTGAATATGGCTGTGTAGGCAGATAACAAAGAGTGGGAGCTGGAAGAGAGGGATTGATAATGAAAGACCCTAATAATGATCAGAGAACAAATCAGTTGTATTGTTCCCACTTTCTTCTTTCCATCATCCTCTTTCATTATACTTGTTTTTGTCCTAGAATGAATTGTAATCAAGGAAAACAGTCTCAATGAAGGAGGAGTTGCTCTAACTACAAAGTAAAGGCATATTTGTTGGGAGAAAAGTCTAGTTCCTTTCAAGTTGCTGTAGAAACTCTGGGGCCACAATTTAGTTCAGTGGGAATAAACTTTAACAAGAATAAACTGAAAACATTAAACAATCCAAACTTTTGATTGAAATAGGTTTATCGTGATGAGAGGTTTCTAGAACTGGGATGCCATCCCTGACTTGAAAACAGTTAATTTATTCCATTTATTAATGTTTATGAACTGGACCTTATTTACCTTTGAATAAACTGACAAAAAAGGGCAGAGTAGTTGATTAGTGAATGCTCACTGGTATTTACACTTGCAAAAGGAAGAGTGTCAGATTCTGCAGAAGTTTGTATGAATTTTGAGAGTACAAATTATTTAATCACATTAGTCTACCTATTCTAGCCATGTGTCAGTTAAACCAGCAATTGAGCCTGAGCCAAAATCTCTTATCAGAACAACTCATAGAAATTGAGTTTTTCAGTTAGGCTGTATTTTATGTACACAGAATCAATCTGTCAGATGTGAACAACCCAGAACTTGAGAGAAGATGGAATCCAGATTTAGTGTCTGCAATATTCCTTTTCTAGTTTAGGCCTATCTGGATCTGGGATTAAAACATTCCAGGGGCATTCGGATACACAGATTGTTGGTGCAATAGCAATAGAAAGAGGATACTGAACAAAAAGACTAATGCAACTAATCAGAGGGAAAACGAAGACAAGGCTACAGTAGCTTTCCGAAATGTGATATATAAATTTGCATCCTATGGTTCAGGTGTGTGTTGTAGACACCAAAAAGTTAATGGCACATGGCAGTCATGAAATAAAGAGCAAAATTAACTTATTATCAATAAATTGTCTATAATTTCCATAAAAATAGCAAATAGTGTATAAGCCAGCACTGACGAGCTAAGCTTGATGGAATCATAGGTATTTTACCTCTCAAGCTTCTGTACCTTTTGGTTTGGTTGCTAATGTCTTACTTAAATCATTTAAAATCGTGATTATTACAatctttgtgaagagcaactgAGCATCATATTTACTTACAAATaatgtgggattttcaaaagctctcaACATCAATGGTAGCAGAATGAGACCCGTGCTGAGTTTGATTGAAAAATTCCACTTTGAGTATACATCTAGTGGCATTTTCCACCATCCTAGAATGTTAGGGAATTTTGCATGAGACAAGTTGCTCCCAGTCCTGTATTCAAGTGTATGGTAGTAGTACCAGGTAAAAGCCATTACAAGCTTGATGCTGTGCTCATGAAAGtccaatagcaaaactcccatgggGACTTCAGTGATGCAGAAGTTTGTACTAAATTAGACCTTGTAAAAGGAAGTATCTGTTTGTGAGTGTGTAGACTATGTTTATAATGAACCTCTCCATTCATTCTTTGCTCTCATCTGATGAAGGGGCAAAAACATAATGTGGGCCATCTTCATCCATGGGATAGGGAGACATCATTTTCAAATTAagaattgaattaaaaaaaagtctctgtTATACCCGTGAACAACAGCAATTGTTTGTTTAAGAGTATGACTCCAAGAATTGCAATCAGACCCCACAATTGCAATGTGTATTACATAAAAATAATGCCTTGTTATAGTGTGAATATCGCCTGATTTGGTTACAAGCATGGTTCCAATGTTCATTTTAGTCTGCACAACAGCCATATTTTTCATTACTGGATTACAACTAGACCAGTCTATGCAACAAACCGGTGCAATTTTGTAACCAAGTTAGGGGACTGCTGAGCGTAAACACATTCCCTGATATCCTTACATTTATTGTTGTTAATCAGTGCAGTGATATAGTTCCCCAAGGCCTCAATCGATGGATTGTAAACAAAGCTTTTGTGAGTGAAACTGACTTACACTTTCAGTTTAACGGGTTCTGCCCAACAGAGAAAAACTTATTAATGGAAAGTAAACAGTGAAAGTACAGTTTGCATACAACAGTATCTTCTCGTGTATTTAGTTTGAATAGCTCAAATGATACCTCCATTTTCattgggaaatattttttcccttccGTGCTTAACTTGGCAGAAACTCATGGGCTGGAACTACAGCTTGATGGCTTGTTTAAGCATAACTGTATATTGAGTCATTTATTGAGTTTCTGCATTTGAAGAGTGTGACATAGTTGAGGGGCTGTTTACTCTAGTGGCTCTAGGCCCATTCTGGTTgggcattcactggttgctgtgtgAGCTGGgcgtgacccctactggcctgcatctgtaagcactgcccagagggggaTTGCCCTGAGGAACCTCAGGTCACATAGACAATGTCCCAACTGGTTCTTACCTGATAAGGGAAGTGgtctgaacaaaggaagggtgtggtttggagaagaggcagtcttggctgggaagcatggagagaagagtctaagctgagtactgagggttcaggggcctgtggacccctaacgcaaggggtctgaggctgcctggcccctcaCTTTGATGCCCACATAGAACCTGggctgtgctgtatcctagagaagcaataaaccctctctagtctactggctggcagagtctcatATTGCTGCAGAcagggtgcagggttgggggataCTCGATGTGCCGCCACAGTGGTGTCAGGGGTAGATGGAGCTTCCAGCAACAGGGTGCAGTAGAAAGAAAGGGCTTGCAAGAGACAGGCATGCTGGAGGCAGAGCAAAGCTAATCCTGCGAGTTGTGGTGCTCTGCAGCACTCGGCCGGTGAGTCCACACCCCGGGGATCAGCGAGGAGATTGCCTACTCCCGAAGGCAGACcttgtggggctgtgcagagagagcgGCCTGCCCATGGGAAAACAatcaaggcccagctgattgcccggctggaagagaatgaacAGTCCAGGATCATGGATCCTGTCTCattggggagcagccagacacccctTGGGAGTATCTcaggctctcagactggagggagggctggagtccGCCAGACAGATGCAATGCCCACCAGGCCATGCTCCGCCAGCAGTGGTACGTCCAGGGCGGTGTCCATCCTGACAGAGCTGCGACAGCTGGAGATCAAGCTGAGGCAAAAGGAATTGGAGTCACAAGAGAAAGAGCAGCCAGACCATAGGGAGGAACGCCAGGACTGAGAGAgacagcggcagcatgagctggccatggcggAATGGAGAAGGCGAGGGGCCCCAACTGCAGTGAGTggggaggaccccagggggcCTGGGATGGCCAGACACTTTGAGAAGCTCGTGTTGGCTCAATGTAAAGATGTGGGGGACATGGACGAGTTCCTTAGCTCCTTTGAGTGACCTACACCAGAGTCCCCCAGCGGACCGGCTCCAACAGCTCACCCCCTTGCTGGATCAGAAGGCCGCAGAGATGCTCAACCAACTAGAGAATCTGCAGTCAGGCGACTGCAAATGAGTCAGAGGCCcagctgcacaagttcgggctgaccctgGAGATGTAccggaagaagttccggggggtggaaggaggagcCAAGAGAGACCTATATGAATATGGCCTCCTGCCTGgcacaatactgccgcaagtgggtgtttGGGGTCGGGGCCCAGATTGCAGAGGACCTGGTTAAATTGATGATCCTGGAACAGTTCTATGAAGCATGTCCACCCATCCTGAGCCTGGGGCTCAAGGACTGGAGGCCAGAGGACCCC
The DNA window shown above is from Pelodiscus sinensis isolate JC-2024 chromosome 2, ASM4963464v1, whole genome shotgun sequence and carries:
- the LOC102452447 gene encoding transthyretin; protein product: MAFYSAHLVFLAGLVFLAEAAPLVSHGSVDSKCPLMVKVLDAVRGSPAANVAVKVFKKAADGNWKEFATGKTTEYGEIHELTTDEQFVEGVYKIEFDTSSYWTRLGLSPFHEYADVVFTANDSGHRHYTIAALLSPFSYSTTAVVSNPQE